The genomic DNA TGTCAGATTCCATGGTGGGGGGAGTGGCACGCACGTGTGCAACTGTGACTCTCGCTACGTGTTTGTCAGTTTGTGCGGCATGGCTGATTTCATCCACTCAGAGCGGCGAGAAGTCAAACCACACCCTTGTTGTACTTGAAGATTTACCCTGATGTGCATCCTGCAGAATGTTGGTCTAGTGTGATGGGAAATTGTCGTATGAGGTGATTTTGtagcaaataaatgaatacaaatgtgcattaaataaatctttttaaatagtGAAGTCcttattttaagtgaaaaagtctttttttttccataaatcacACTCAGTCTATgacttaaacaaaaacacaggttggataaagaaaaataaaatgtacttacCTGCAAAAACAGTggaaatatatattatatactaTATACTATAATGATtatcctgctcctttctgtatgttttttggcatgtaaaaactcaatcccactttcagtgatttcaacaatctttgtatcaaaacgtttagcttgttcaggacattactgcttgtatttatGGTATTcgtaaactttatagtttttgaaatattgagcgaAATATGTCCCATTGgaaatgaatcaggaaacccttcaaaaactttgtgcactttgaaacttatgAACCTCTGCATATTTCCAGGTAGACAGCATTCAAACttaaatgagaaagtcttcaaattttgtatttttgaagtagattagcaacaagcctttaaatatattcatgggctatgttttcatcttttatagtaattttcaaaatatttggcattgagctgttatattagcatctAGTGAGGTTTTCTTTaggttaattttgagtttagctaatattttagtaacaggctaacgttttttttggctgatttgttatttacttgattttttaggctaacttataGTTTAgttactattttagcaacaacctaaagtttttgactaatttagtttactgaggaattttggagtttagctagtattcaagcaacAAGCTTGCAATTGgcataatttggcatctgctaaggtttttggggctaattgggaatttagctcatatttaagcacactaaatatttttgcaaatttgcatgtattatggatttttaagcaattttactacaaatttgtcagaaatttaaattgaaaataataactaataagatttacttaagaaaatacTCGTAATAATTTGCACGTACAATTCCTAGTTAAATTTACTGCATTTACGAACATAAAAAATTACCAACAACAATGTAGTAAAATTTATTTACATCCACAAGTAAGATTATGATCCaatcttaagtaaaaaaaaacgtaaatttctctaataaaatttacatagTATTAATGAATGCTCCCAAAGtgattaaaacaatttgaaaagtatATCTTATTAATAAACAATATAATTTTTGATTACTCACAAAATAGGTAAACTTTAAGTGTAAGTCTCTGTAATTGCATAATCTTTGAATTATAATgtattatgaggaataattaagcATATATTATTGAaacagaaagtttgttttttcagtgtaggtcaacttcagcgctctttcatagaaacgacatttccagtcttttagcaataacattttgcaaaaatagcttttgcattttcaacaaatctctttagaaattaaagaaaattccgtctccattttcagctaaaagcttctgcaactttcagcaaaaagcctttacactagcattattgcaggttatgcaacttttctagttttctatAGCTtctctggtgtttttaatgcatcacttttattattttaaaggaaaacccCCTGCAGTGAAAAATCTGCAGCTCTTCCCAAAGGTTTTCATTGACATTTAGGTCAAGATTCACTATAAAACGACCCATTATGCTGTTCAGGTCCATTAAAGTGCTTTTCAAAAGAAAGCACTTGAAAATACTTTTAAGGCAAAAGGTGAcaaatttggatgtttttgtgtgtgtagtaGCTCCACAGCATGTTAGAacctttaaaatgcttttaagaGCTTTACAGTGGTTTGCTCCGTCTGCACAGGGCTACAATTGTGCCTCCTTTTGGAACTTTTATTACAAAAGAGGTTGGCTCCGACACTGACTGGGTCAAGTGTGCATTCAGAAACCCAGAAAATTCCAGCTTAATCTTAAACTCTCCAAGTCTGTGgtcacattttatttgtttttgacagtCCACAGACGTAGtgcagtttgtttttactcgttacatttattaccagtagtgagacaaaaaaaatgttgatctaaattaacttttaaatacTTGTATCCTGGTCTTTAACatattctgtaacttttcaaccattaacacgataattccagtagattccgAAGAGGAAAAGCGGCTCAAGACGCTTTTCctcttcagaatccactggaataaTCGTGTTAATGGCTGAAacgttacagtaaattaaacaacAGAAGTACTGGAGCTccggtgctaaagggttaaaaaaaggtCATCTGCAACTGCTTTCaattaaattctaaaaatgtattgtaatCAAGTTGCAAGAATAAACCAATACATTCAATTTATGATTGTAGTGACCCAACAAAAGTTACAGGTGAGCTCAGATCAATAGTCCTAAAATCATCAAGAGCTGGGATAGAAGATGACTGACAGATAGGACGCCAAGTTAATGACCTCCGAACAGACGCGACACTGAGTCCCACGAACGCTTCACAGGAAGCGCTGACATCAAAGGTAGAGGAAAGGCAAGTACAGATGTCTTTGTGAACGGAGGAAGGTGACTTCAGAAAAGCACCCGAGACCATAATTAGGGAGGAAAAGGGCCTTGAGGGTAAACAATGGGAGGTAGGACAGGGACCCCACAATGAGTCAGTCAAGTTagttggttggaaaacaaaagtaaccaACATTTGCAGGATATTAGCATCCCTATTAACAACAAGGAAGTGTCAGCAAAGGAACACATCTTATTTACTTTTATAGCTTTCATTAGAAAGTGGCTCAAGTTGCCATATTGTCTaagtcaggggtcggcaactcaaagtgttgaaagagccactttggaccaatacaataaaaagtaaatgtgtctggagccgcattgattgaaacagcttataaaagtcgtaccctgtaagtaacacatggagaatgtgtcgaataaacgattatttctcctgctgcgtgtcctcatGTCATATAAGCTatatttttggcctcatgacatGTTGGTGAAATATTGCGgcgtcaaactatctgacaaaagctgaataaccTCATAATgatcatttgagcttttattttgacatccctcaaagacacaacgagagggggtcctgatcagtctctccctcattctcactccaggtgcaggaagaattcaaacataacaggacaaaatcataaatgttcaacaaatgttcaacagtcagacaacagaACACGttgaggaaaacacaaacttaaatccaattccagtcagacaggcaaaagaatgggtaacccacaattccttgcgctgccagaccgacagcaagcccagcgcgtgcctgagaccatcactacaatatgaatgaattacagtttgtttcattgctttgatgaaattaaagaaatgcaataaagaaatacgatttttgatgtcatttttatttagaggatttgaaaaaaaacacaaaaatgtaacgtgcacctttaaggtgcttccacactggccgcgtcaatcaacactttcaatgaagagtcagtATAAACGCGTGtacacctaaattcctgccctccaagtctggagcgcgcgtgagtcttatagtcagacatttaaaaggacagagttgtggaaacaaaagtcttcagaaagatttgggggattttcaacacttttactttcggttctccctgttgtagatgcagatgagcgctaatgaacagtaaaaatacaatagaaggagaatctcctccccgccacgcaccgcacgcggccggtggatgagacctgcacatcgccgcgctcagcaggtggtatccacaccggagcagcgcggtcacgcacgcagtggcggggaggagattcttcttctattcttcttctactgttcattagcgctcatctcatcttggtgtcatattaacctgaccggacacaaaccgtaatgattcatttctccttcgtgatcacgtttggtacttctgtgctttgaagcagactccgcccacaagcagctcccgcgctgaatcttcaatccggttcaagatttccacgcacagttacagctctgagctgccgcgactgtgcgtggaaatcttgaaccggattgaagattcagcgcgctcaatgcgtgccgatttgtacgtggagctcgtgacccgacttcaaaacccgcgtagcaacgtgcgctcacgtgcgctccagacgcacgggcaggaattctgctgtgcgctgactcagacgacgtggaagcatctacactcatctcacaacaactggaaaacgtaaaggatgtttgtgtcatgtttgtcctcctacagaaatcgtattaaaacaaaaatattgtggcagcctgactgttaatttagaaatagttccttgttagtgggtggagttagtgtctgttcttgtgttgcattatgggacttgagtgttttaccggcaccatgagtgagagtggtgtgtgtatgagtgagggtcctcacagtgtcggctgttctgtggttcgaaactgttaaaaaaaatggtggtcAAATTGCTGACACCAGCTGGTCTCCATGGCTTGCGCGTGCGCTTCTTACTCCAATCACGTGGGAACATACAAtgtatgggacacaagtgatgTCTGGATTTAATTTGCCAATACTCTGTGGCTCTGCTCCCACTTCAAAcgctacaatatatttccttccaacaatttaaaatattatcaaaacatttttgaaaaagcgccactgagccgcaagggagtgcttgaagagccgcatgcggctccggagccgcaggttgccgacccccggtctAAGTAGTTTGGCTTTGTATGGAGGAGGGAAGCTCCCGGTATAGTCCATTAGAGGAGTTTAAATGAGCTATGACAAGACTGGAGGTGACCTTGTCACAACCCAAGGATACAGCTCCTTTGGTTTTTGCTGGGAGGAAgtcaaaaaataacaataataataaaaccacCATGGTAATTCAATTTGGTTTAATCCATCGATTTCCTTAACTGGCTAATCCGGGTCACGGGGTTGTCCTGGTTACTGTTGGCCGAAGGCAGGGTATACCCTGGACACAATAAGTCCCCCGTGCAATCGCACTTCAGAGTAACCAATTAATCTGTAGgagaaaaatgttgataaattgatgtttttgtccCCTTTCTGTATCCTCATATTTCTAATctgttttttctatgttttttttacgcCAAACTGATgggattattttaatttataaaaaacgtattaaaaataatgaagctgTTTGTACTGGTTTAGACTTCCACTCACATTTTTTATGGAGTAAAAggaaaatcaataaatacaaactAACTACAACAAGGCTGTGTTTGGGTCCTAACGTGGCAGCTGGTTGGAGGATCAGCCAGCCCCCCACTACTTTTGGTGAGATTAAAGACTATAGTCTCACGCCCTACAATCCCTCCTTCCCACTGCCCTCTCCTTCCTGTTTATGCCCCTCCACCCACCCAACTACCCACACACTCACGCACAATCCAAAATGTACAGTCTCTAAATCTGCCCCCCATTGTGCAGCGCATCTGTTTAGTGAGAGCAGAGATTGAAAGCAGGAGTCTCAGTCACGTAACCCTAAATAtcaggccaaaaaaaaagctaatgtgAGTGTATAAATGCaggagaaaaacaccaaaaagttgcttttgaaaatgcaatttatttaaaaaaatgtcatgtaaTTAATCATATATAAAAGCTTGGAgggaaatgtgtaaaaatgagaaaaagagagATTGAGGAGACGGTAAATGTGGGATGAAGGAGATGGGACAAGGGCAGACAAGTGCAGTAGAGTGGGGGAGGGAACACAAGTGGTAAGCCTTTACAGTTAGCTTATGCCATGTAATAAGAAGGCAGCTAAAATAAACAAGACATCATTATTTCTGACCAATCGGCTATGGTCGCTGCAGTAGAAAacatacttggaaaaaaaaaagattgtagacAGTGAATAATAGTAAGTGCAATTGTTTCGTCAGACATACCACAACCGTACAGTAATAAAACAGGAGGGAGGTGGAAGACGACACCCCGGTCTTGGATCTCGATCTTTGATGGGGGGTTTGTGCTCTCCTTACCCCTAAAGCACAGACAGTAGCTCAATGACTGCAAGTGGCTCAGTGTGCACATGTTGGTTGAGTCTGATCGgtttgtgattgttttttttaattatcataatTAGTGGATAAACTACTTaagccaattttaaaaatatcatacttttatatatttacaataCATGTTGCAGGTAAATGCAATCCCATTGATAAACCTTtccaatatttcaaaatattctgaGAACATTGTAAATTATTTGACGATTTTTCTACGAAGGATCTAAAAGTTAGAGCTGGAATAACAGTAGCAGCGGTGGAGGGTGGTGCAAAAAAAGACTTCCTCCCTAGCATTTatatttcctttgttttgtttcaagtTTTCAAGCGCACCATTATTAAGTGCAGCTCAGTCTGTTCCTCCACGGACAACACCTGGAATAAAAGCTTCAAAGGAAGCCAGCTCTCATTCCAACGTGGCAAAGTGTTCAcggttgttgttgtgtgttagCTGGACATGTGAGTAGTTTGAATACTAGACCTggacactgtttttttaagcagtaaATAGCTTTGTTCTGTAGTTGGTTTTGGCGCCGTgtattcttaaaaatgtaagacaATGAAGAACACATTTACGCATTCAAGATCAAGTGTACACTGGTTTTGTGAGTTGCTAACAATCTCAACGCAGTTTGCGAGcaccaaatgtttttctgtatttgaacACATCCTATTTGGTAAAAGGCACAGTAGTCCAATAGTCAAGTCCAAACattccatcttttttgtttcacatgatagtaacaaaaagtgaaatgtcAACAATGTCTTTCTAATAACCGTAAAAACTGTAGGCCAAACTATGCAAGTGCACAGATGGTAATATTTAGCTacccaataaataaatacatacaataaATAGCTGCAGCATCAGATGaacacatgaataaattaacagTGAGACTCAAGAGTCAGAGTTGGTcttcttggtttgtttttcccAACTGGCAGGAGTTTCTTGATCCTGATTGCCAGTCGGTTAGCAGTTGTAGACCAGGCACAGACATCTGATCAATGGCATGATGGGAAAGGGATTGCAACACTCCAAGTGCCCAAGCATTTCCTGGATTACCATGGTGAGATGTAAAAACGTTTTCTTCCCAATGACTCTAACACATCACATGTACAATACAATACTTGAGTGTGTTTTGTGGTCCTCACATTACTAGCTACAAGATTTTCTTCACCCAATATAACAACGTCTCTGCAAACCTCGTTTACAACCATTTACCATTGAGTCATAATTTTCTGTCATCAAACAAGAATCGGCCTGCTCTTGTTACTCTAAACTGAATCAAAACATTACAAACTTTCACATTAAATACTGAGATCAGATGCTTCTATTATAGAATGCGCGTCCGTCAAGTAAGATTTGTGCTGAAACAGCTATCACAGATTATACTGATTGCTTTCAAGTTGAGGATTAACTCGGTTAGTTCCTTAGTCATTTCCAATTATAACTTGCAAGTCCAAACTTCTTTGTCCTCTTGAACCTTTAACCACATCAGCTTTTGTGCACATTTGGATTTATACTGatccataaacatttttttatggatttgactggtttgaacatgtgTATGTCCAGCTTGAAATAACTGTTTTACATGTGGCATTGATGCGGTTGGATCCATTATATGAATCAACAATTCTTTCCTTTGTTCCACAAGAAATGCACTCGTAAAGACGACAGACCACTAGCCGGTTTCCTTCTTCCTGTCACAGCCACTTTAAgcttggtgtttttaaaaaaagttgggCTGCTGGCTCTTTGCGTGGTCAACGCATCATGTCTCTAGAATGGCAGGACATACCTCTGGCAAAGGTTTCAGCATGACAAGTGGAGACTGGCTTTGACCTGGATGACTTTGAGTTGTCTCCCTGTCACTCTGCTTGTCAGCCACAGACTGGCCTTGGCACAGGACCGACTTCTTCTGATTGTTGGTATGATTTGAGGGAGTGGTGGAGGAGATGAAGCTGTCTTGCATGGCAGGACTGCTTATCTTGCTTGTAAGGATCCTTTCGTTGCTGCTTGCATTGGCTGTGTCATTGTGAGAGAAGCAGGCCTTTCGAGGGGACAAAATGGGAGTGACGTGCACCCAGGTCAAGCTTGGCTCAGAGCTGTGGCCTGCTTTGTAATTCAAGATCTTGCCAGGTTCCCTCCTCTCATTGAATTTGCTCTTTATCTGGTTGTCATTTCCCAGATGTGCCAAACGTTGGTTGGTATTAGACACCAGTAGTGTGGATGAGATGGGCAAATCCCCTATATCTTGATTATGCTTCACCCCCCTCTCTTCGGCGCTAGCTCGAGGGCTCTTGCTAAGTATTGGAGAAGGTGTGGGGGATTCTGTGTCAGTCCAACTGAGTCTCCGCTTCTgtcaaaggaaaaagaaagtcGTTTGCTATTCAGCTGGTGGTGGTTACTTAGAGCAAGGGAGGTCCTTGGACTATAAGGTAAAACATGAGTTCTCACCTTGACAGGAATATGTAGCTGATCCTTGTGCTTGTGTGGTGGAGTGGAGCCAGAAGTTTCTTGGAGGGAATGAGTTGGAGATATGGAGATCGTTGAAGCTGCACACACAGGCTGAGTGGAGATTTGTGGGAACCACAGCTTTAGCATCATTTCCACCTGGAGCAGAGTATTCAGATACTTCTCCCTACAGAACAAGAAGATTTGAAAGTATTGATTTCAAGCAATCAACAAATGAAGATGCAATTATTTGTATGAGCAAGAAACATACTCTTGGAGGAATGTGTCTATATTGATGGACATGCCTATAGCACCCAAAAGGGTAGTGTCCTTCCACAATCCCCAATATCCCTCAACTCCTTACTCTTGATGTGAAAGGAGTAGCAGTTCTACCAAATCTCCTTCCATATGCCCGCACTTTGCAGACCTTACGTCACTGAAACTACATAGTTCCCAATGATGTGTAAGTGGGTAACAAATTTGAGTTAACAAACTGActaaaaaattttgttttgccTTGCAAAGTTCCCTGTAATGGAACTTCATCAATCAACAACAAGTGCTTGATCAAACTTGCATGAGAAAACAAGACTTTCACTGCATGTTCATCTAATAGTCATTGAAACAGTCAACCCACCTGCAACCCTAACTGTCACCAGAGCAATACTTAGAAGAAAGAACACTAACGGTAAACCAATGAGATTGTCATCTTACCCACTGTCAGGTCTTTGTAAAACTCCCACAATCCTCTGGATGCGATCCATGGCAACGCTCTGCTGGAAACTATTtaaacctgtcaatcaaaaaataTAATCCTTCAGTCAGCATTTACACGTGTTCATGCAGATATTCTTACTGAGAAGCACGTTTACAAACAATGCCTTCATACCGCACACTGACCTGTCTCATTACAAATCGCTACACAAAGGAACACACTCATCAGTGTAATAAAATGACCTTTTTCCATCATTGTTTGCATTCAGCAACTGTAATTTCATCCACTGGCAAGTCTGCACACATTGTAACAGAGGCAGTCATGCTTACCGTAGTCAAATCGACCCTTCTTCAGTCCATTCAGCAGCTCCAGAAGGGGCCTAACGAAACCCTGCAGCTCAGCACACTGACAGAGGAAGAAGGAAAGAAGACAGATTGCAGTTTCAGTCAGGCTTTTTGCTCTGAAACAGTGTGCTGACCTCTCTCCTCCATGCACATTGCTGTCTCATCTCTCTTGTCGTCCACAATATCAACTTACCTTCTGAGCAAATAGCAGATCTCCCCGTGATTTTGGTGCCTGGCCCATTGTATCCGTCTTGCCAGCGTGAGATGCTTTGCCAACACTCTCAGACTTACAtgactcctcctcttcctctttatcCATGAAGCTGTCGCAAGTCCATTGGGACCTGGAGCTCTCGGATTCATTATCTCTTTTGGTCGTAGCTCCACTTGTGCCACAGATGATGACAGAGGAAGAGCTGTCTGTCAAAAAAACGTCTGTGTCATCCTCCGCCTGTTCCGAATCACTGAACAGGAGGCTGTCACTGGAACCAATAGAGTCAAAGGAGGGCTGGGTGGAGGTGCTTCGTTGAGACTGCATCACTGTAGGGGACAATAGAAGAAAGTTAGAATAAAAGTGATTGTACATTCAGCTTATCCAAAAGCAAGAAACAGGTctagtttaacttttaaagtcccactccgatcattccctgtggtcttttaaatgtgattatgccgtttttagccaaaaacctgtcattttctaggacatagtttctgcagagcagcagtagttcagtagaaattcacctctgagttctgggtgggactgttagcaGGGAGTAACATCAAATCCTAATTCCTGCCTTTCCCCCTTGTTTCTCCCTAGCCCTTCAATTGTAGAGGCATTTGAAGCAGTAGTAGTctctaaactattttttttaaggaggagccATTGGGACTTAGGGCGAACTATTATTTCTGCCTGGAGGGTGAGTTGTGTCAAAGAAAATCACATTCCTTCACGGTGGGCTGTGACAGACGATTAAGTAATGATCTTTTGTTtaagcataactttttaaagtaataaaaccgatgattatatgtattttctgagtgtTGGCAGAAGTAGTTGACAACATCAAGTGGTAGTAAAGTCAACCACTCggagacattatttttcaataattctgtttggagggctaaatttAGGGGTAGGGGagaattcggattcggcctAAGCCGACCCCATTTCCAGTCATCAATCTGTTCATGTGTTCTCCTACTAGCTTTACACCCCCCACAtcaccggtgcaacaaaaatggcgagcaatactggcgaggaaaactaagacatacatgtatctatttgtctacaagtgaatgcatcggaatagagctgagcatggagcttgtggcctgtagATTGTTGCttctacgtcacagctacaatctttttccatgttttttttgtctgctcgtGCTTCACAACGacttgattaaagaaatactcagaaatgcacttttaagcctaattttcttcgttaaaaacacaattttcattgaaattggTCTTTAAGTGTTTTCAAAAGTGTGAAGCAGTACAGGAGTTCTTTTTTAAGTTGGCAATGCCCTATTTACCCATCTtaacagcaaaaatgtaaaaacacaagacCCTACTTTAACATAGTGGAGAGTGGGACAGagtatttgcaaaaaaacaaaacacaatggTGGTgatagtctggcttccactgaGGA from Oryzias melastigma strain HK-1 linkage group LG16, ASM292280v2, whole genome shotgun sequence includes the following:
- the LOC112143927 gene encoding circadian-associated transcriptional repressor, whose amino-acid sequence is MQSQRSTSTQPSFDSIGSSDSLLFSDSEQAEDDTDVFLTDSSSSVIICGTSGATTKRDNESESSRSQWTCDSFMDKEEEEESCKSESVGKASHAGKTDTMGQAPKSRGDLLFAQKCAELQGFVRPLLELLNGLKKGRFDYGLNSFQQSVAMDRIQRIVGVLQRPDSGEKYLNTLLQVEMMLKLWFPQISTQPVCAASTISISPTHSLQETSGSTPPHKHKDQLHIPVKKRRLSWTDTESPTPSPILSKSPRASAEERGVKHNQDIGDLPISSTLLVSNTNQRLAHLGNDNQIKSKFNERREPGKILNYKAGHSSEPSLTWVHVTPILSPRKACFSHNDTANASSNERILTSKISSPAMQDSFISSTTPSNHTNNQKKSVLCQGQSVADKQSDRETTQSHPGQSQSPLVMLKPLPEVCPAILET